The proteins below are encoded in one region of Aquificaceae bacterium:
- a CDS encoding pseudouridine synthase: MEGGALLVRLNKYLSMCGVASRRKADQLILEGKVKVNGLVVKELGWKIDPERDVVEVDGKEVKPSRRRYIILHKPCCYLTSLGNAQDGKKTIKELIKDIPERVYPAGRLDYNAEGLLILTNDGELANRIMHPRYKLPKVYLVWTSGKVSKETLEAMRRGANLEDGFAKPDSVKLIKHLRDASLLEIVFHEGRKHIVKRFVSHFGHKVLRLKRVAIGPIKLGNLKPGQWRDMTKEEIDSLRKALHIKPVGRR; this comes from the coding sequence ATGGAAGGAGGAGCGTTATTGGTAAGGTTAAACAAATACCTTTCCATGTGCGGGGTTGCCTCAAGGAGGAAGGCGGACCAGCTTATACTTGAGGGCAAGGTTAAAGTAAACGGTCTTGTTGTAAAGGAACTTGGATGGAAAATAGACCCAGAAAGGGATGTGGTGGAGGTTGATGGGAAAGAGGTAAAACCATCAAGACGCAGATATATAATCCTACATAAGCCTTGTTGTTATCTTACTTCACTTGGCAATGCTCAGGATGGCAAAAAAACCATAAAGGAGCTTATCAAGGATATTCCAGAAAGGGTTTACCCAGCAGGAAGGCTTGACTACAACGCAGAGGGGCTTCTTATACTTACCAACGACGGCGAGCTTGCAAACAGGATAATGCATCCAAGATACAAACTTCCAAAGGTTTATTTAGTCTGGACCTCTGGAAAAGTAAGCAAAGAAACCCTTGAAGCTATGAGAAGGGGTGCGAACCTTGAAGACGGCTTTGCCAAACCAGACAGCGTAAAGTTGATAAAGCATCTAAGGGATGCAAGTCTTTTAGAGATAGTCTTTCACGAAGGTAGAAAGCACATAGTCAAGAGGTTTGTATCTCATTTTGGACACAAGGTATTGAGGCTAAAAAGAGTAGCCATCGGTCCAATAAAACTGGGAAACCTAAAACCAGGACAGTGGAGAGATATGACAAAAGAGGAAATAGATAGCCTACGCAAAGCCCTACACATTAAGCCTGTAGGGAGGAGGTAG
- a CDS encoding sulfite oxidase-like oxidoreductase has product MEKRLIVSDINLREDRLPPGQRWISAPIVYDIVDEIPQWDIEQYRFRVFGLVENPLEFSYEEILSLPSVELVADFHCVTRWSVKEIRWEGVQTSYILNLAKPKPQAKYVMVHCLEGYTTNLPLEYLYEEDSILAYKMYGKPIPLRHGYPLRLVVPKLYAWKSAKYVWGIELLQEDVPGFWEQRGYNMRGDPWKEERYW; this is encoded by the coding sequence ATGGAGAAAAGGCTTATTGTAAGCGACATAAATCTAAGGGAAGATAGGCTTCCACCCGGTCAAAGGTGGATATCCGCACCCATAGTCTACGATATAGTAGATGAAATTCCTCAATGGGACATAGAGCAATATCGCTTTAGGGTCTTTGGGCTCGTAGAAAATCCTTTAGAGTTTAGTTATGAGGAAATTCTTAGTCTTCCCTCTGTGGAGCTGGTGGCGGACTTTCATTGTGTGACTCGTTGGAGTGTAAAGGAGATAAGATGGGAAGGTGTGCAGACCTCCTATATACTAAACCTTGCAAAACCAAAACCCCAAGCCAAGTATGTTATGGTTCACTGCCTTGAGGGATACACCACTAACCTACCCCTTGAATATCTCTACGAAGAAGACAGCATACTGGCATACAAGATGTATGGAAAACCCATACCACTAAGACATGGCTACCCTCTTAGGCTTGTAGTTCCAAAGCTATACGCATGGAAGAGTGCCAAGTATGTCTGGGGTATAGAGCTTTTACAAGAAGATGTCCCTGGCTTTTGGGAGCAGAGGGGATACAATATGAGGGGAGACCCATGGAAGGAGGAGCGTTATTGGTAA
- a CDS encoding rhomboid family intramembrane serine protease, whose amino-acid sequence MIPIRDLNPHRSFPVVNLSIILICSLVWLYEVSLSEEEFNLFIYHYGLVPANLLERPQTLLTHMFLHGSWLHIIGNMWFLWVFGDNVEDRLGKLRYLLFYIISGLGAAFIQMFVSFIFGGANIPMVGASGAISGVLGAYMWMFPHARILALVPILFFLTFMELPAVFFIGLWILIQIINGLITLPLAGFGGVAWFAHIGGFVVGYSLAKKLYRRRWY is encoded by the coding sequence ATGATACCCATAAGGGACTTAAACCCACACAGGAGCTTTCCTGTAGTAAATCTTAGCATAATACTAATCTGCTCTCTTGTGTGGCTTTACGAAGTGAGCCTCTCTGAGGAGGAGTTTAACCTATTCATATACCACTACGGACTCGTGCCCGCTAATCTCCTTGAAAGACCACAAACGCTCCTGACCCATATGTTTCTCCACGGAAGCTGGCTTCACATAATAGGCAATATGTGGTTTTTGTGGGTCTTTGGAGACAACGTGGAAGATAGATTAGGAAAGCTAAGATATCTTCTCTTTTACATAATTTCAGGTCTTGGTGCAGCGTTTATTCAAATGTTTGTTAGCTTTATCTTTGGTGGAGCGAATATACCCATGGTGGGAGCCAGTGGTGCAATAAGTGGTGTGCTTGGTGCGTATATGTGGATGTTCCCACATGCAAGGATACTTGCTTTAGTTCCTATACTCTTTTTCCTTACCTTTATGGAGCTTCCTGCAGTGTTCTTTATAGGTTTGTGGATACTCATTCAAATTATAAATGGACTTATAACGCTCCCTCTTGCTGGCTTTGGAGGAGTTGCTTGGTTTGCTCACATAGGTGGCTTTGTGGTAGGGTATTCACTTGCAAAGAAACTCTATAGGAGAAGGTGGTATTAG
- the lptB gene encoding LPS export ABC transporter ATP-binding protein — protein MLTARNIRKSFKKRDILKGIDLELKRGEIVGLLGPNGAGKTTLFNCLVGFLPVDGGKIELEEEDITHMPAHERARRGITFLPQEHTLFEDLTVLENLLIFLEFFEESREAQLARAEELLVDFGLWELRNQRAGRLSGGQKRRLEVARSLIPKPKYIFFDEPFTGIDPIMIADIRSIILSLKQQNIGVLITDHNVRETIRMVDRVYIISEGRILAEGEPHEVSEREDVREVYLGKDFSW, from the coding sequence GTGTTGACTGCAAGAAATATAAGAAAGAGCTTTAAGAAAAGGGACATTCTAAAGGGTATAGACCTTGAGCTAAAAAGAGGTGAGATAGTGGGGCTTCTTGGTCCAAACGGTGCTGGCAAAACAACCCTATTTAACTGCCTTGTGGGGTTTCTACCAGTTGACGGCGGAAAGATTGAGCTTGAGGAAGAAGATATAACCCATATGCCAGCTCATGAAAGGGCAAGGAGAGGTATAACTTTCTTACCTCAGGAGCATACTCTTTTTGAAGACCTCACAGTTTTGGAAAACCTCCTTATATTCCTTGAGTTTTTTGAGGAGAGCAGAGAAGCACAGCTTGCAAGGGCGGAGGAGCTTCTGGTAGACTTTGGACTGTGGGAACTAAGAAATCAAAGAGCTGGCAGGTTATCTGGGGGTCAAAAGAGAAGACTTGAGGTAGCCAGGTCTCTCATACCAAAGCCAAAATACATATTTTTTGATGAACCTTTTACAGGTATTGACCCCATAATGATTGCGGACATAAGGTCAATAATACTTAGCCTAAAACAACAAAATATAGGCGTGCTTATAACAGACCACAATGTAAGGGAGACAATAAGGATGGTGGATAGAGTTTACATAATAAGCGAAGGCAGGATATTGGCTGAGGGTGAACCGCACGAAGTGAGTGAAAGAGAAGATGTAAGAGAGGTATACTTGGGTAAGGATTTTAGCTGGTAA
- a CDS encoding thioredoxin family protein, which yields MENILKLATLFLLLFFGFMLSLRLYANLRSKKMQGRKIDLITDGVVYFYSERCGACKLMKPEIERLKEKIKVLEFDVGKPEGFQKAQELGIVATPTTLVVKDGIIKKAFVGVVKHQRILQEV from the coding sequence ATGGAAAATATCCTAAAACTGGCTACTCTTTTTCTCCTTTTGTTTTTTGGATTTATGCTTAGTTTGAGGCTTTATGCAAACCTAAGGAGCAAAAAGATGCAAGGCAGAAAAATTGACCTTATCACAGATGGAGTGGTTTACTTCTACTCTGAGAGGTGTGGAGCTTGTAAGCTTATGAAGCCCGAAATAGAAAGGCTCAAGGAAAAGATAAAAGTTCTGGAGTTTGACGTGGGGAAACCCGAGGGTTTCCAGAAGGCTCAAGAGTTAGGTATAGTGGCAACACCCACTACCCTTGTGGTTAAAGATGGTATAATTAAGAAGGCTTTTGTAGGTGTTGTAAAGCATCAAAGAATACTTCAGGAGGTGTAG